Proteins encoded by one window of Arachis ipaensis cultivar K30076 chromosome B04, Araip1.1, whole genome shotgun sequence:
- the LOC107635569 gene encoding F-box/kelch-repeat protein At3g23880, with protein sequence MKQSSMEKKKLKSFNDLLPLELIRAILLRVPVKHLACVRCVSKLWNTLISDPNFAKSHLDLSLAPSHTCLFLQDNSHAYSVDLDALLQDDNDGVDAIALSLPFMKKPPSDFHLLGSCRGFVLLHREPQFLILWNPLTDSSKRISYSHIVNALTNCSVFDRLVKVFCFLHDALLCGFGYDASQDDYIVVVAYKDKDGENHFDLCCLRSNSWINLDAALPKSLYWDYWKPKGLFCNGAIHWSTYEYCFDILFFDLKERSFSKISVPIERDLYKPRLVLLGGCLALYVYEEDTTEIWVMKEYKVESSWTVYEIPLKFFKPLCLSANGNIIGRGYPSYGEVRFYIYNVRGELLKHVQYLYGEPSNHIRSVVHVDCLMAIPSNIKQKKRKKGCQNHKEVKQGK encoded by the exons ATGAAGCAGTCGAGcatggagaagaagaagctcaagagcttcaACGATCTCCTTCCTTTGGAGCTGATACGAGCAATCTTACTGAGAGTTCCCGTCAAACACCTTGCGTGCGTCAGGTGCGTTTCCAAACTATGGAATACTCTCATTTCCGATCCCAATTTCGCAAAATCACACCTTGACCTCTCTCTGGCACCCTCTCATACATGCCTCTTCCTCCAAGACAATTCTCACGCTTACTCAGTTGACCTCGACGCATTGCTTCAAGATGATAATGATGGCGTTGATGCAATagccctctctctccctttcATGAAGAAGCCACCTTCTGATTTCCATCTTCTTGGTTCCTGCAGAGGGTTCGTACTCTTACACCGCGAACCACAGTTTCTTATCTTATGGAATCCACTCACTGATTCCAGCAAAAGAATCTCATACTCTCATATTGTTAATGCACTAACAAACTGTAGTGTTTTTGATCGTCTTGTTAAGGTCTTCTGCTTTCTCCATGATGCGCTTCTATGTGGCTTTGGTTATGATGCGTCACAAGATGATTATATAGTAGTTGTAGCATATAAGGATAAAGACGGCGAAAACCATTTTGATCTGTGTTGTTTGAGAAGCAACTCATGGATTAATCTTGATGCTGCACTTCCCAAATCATTGTACTGGGATTATTGGAAACCTAAGGGGTTGTTCTGTAACGGGGCTATTCATTGGTCTACTTATGAGTACTGTTTTGACATTCTTTTTTTTGATCTGAAAGAAAGAAGTTTCTCCAAGATATCTGTGCCAATAGAAAGAGACCTATATAAACCCCGTCTCGTCCTACTAGGAGGGTGCTTAGCCTTGTATGTGTATGAAGAGGATACAACTGAGATATGGGTGATGAAAGAATATAAAGTGGAGTCGTCTTGGACTGTCTATGAGATTCCTCTTAAATTCTTTAAGCCTCTGTGCTTATCTGCTAATGGGAATATTATTGGAAGAGGTTATCCTTCATATGGTGAAGTAAGGTTCTATATATATAATGTCAGAGGAGAGCTGCTCAAACATGTTCAATATCTTTATGGTGAGCCTTCCAACCACATAAGGTCCGTTGTGCATGTGGACTGTCTCATGGCAATCCCTAGCAACATCaagcagaagaaaagaaaaaagg GCTGTCAGAATCACAAAGAGGTCAAACAAGGGAAGTGA
- the LOC107635570 gene encoding F-box protein CPR30-like isoform X7 — MKNETMAYLVYLDDNDASEKVVCPPFQKKAPSNFVVLGFCRGFILFHRRPHFLVVWNPLTGSSKRISYSHIVHRSKPPGPRIGYDVYLHGFGYDASQDDYLLLVAWCDCEGQYHLDCFSLRTNSWVNLDAAVPKHLGIQLLGFRYWHSGGLFFNGAVHWVPWDLKDYRDAIIIFDLMEMTFSTISAPEQLSCSSPSLALLGGCLALYSRNDDCRNTDIWVMKEYKVHSSWTLYQIPCKDFRPLCLSSNRDIIGRGYTSCGKTGYFIYNVRGDLLKHFNSLCCQLPCRERNNVYTESLLPLPSDIKDKDNKKKMKEIGHQVDHEYFEQPDVAKG; from the exons ATGAAAAACGAGACTATGGCTTATTTAGTTTATTTAGACGACAATGATGCATCAGAAAAAGTAGTTTGTCCCCCTTTCCAGAAGAAAGCACCTTCTAATTTTGTGGTCTTGGGATTCTGCAGAGGCTTTATTCTCTTCCATCGACGCCCACATTTTCTTGTGGTATGGAACCCACTCACTGGATCCAGCAAAAGAATATCCTACTCTCATATTGTTCATCGTAGTAAGCCCCCTGGCCCTAGGATTGGCTACGATGTGTATCTGCATGGATTTGGTTATGATGCATCACAGGATGATTACTTACTTCTTGTAGCTTGGTGCGATTGCGAAGGACAATATCATTTGGATTGCTTTTCCTTGAGAACCAATTCATGGGTTAATCTTGATGCTGCTGTCCCCAAACACCTGGGTATTCAACTCTTGGGTTTTCGTTACTGGCATTCTGGTGGGTTATTCTTTAATGGCGCTGTTCATTGGGTGCCTTGGGATCTTAAAGATTATAGGGATGCTATTATCATCTTTGATCTCATGGAAATGACTTTTTCAACTATTTCTGCGCCGGAACAACTGTCATGCTCCTCTCCAAGTCTTGCCCTACTCGGAGGCTGCCTAGCCTTGTATTCTCGCAATGATGATTGCCGTAACACTGACATATGGGTGATGAAAGAATATAAAGTGCACTCATCTTGGACTCTCTATCAGATTCCTTGCAAGGACTTCCGGCCTCTGTGCTTATCTAGTAATAGGGATATTATTGGAAGAGGTTATACTTCGTGTGGTAAAACAGGGTACTTCATATATAATGTCCGAGGAGACCTGCTTAAGCATTTTAATAGTCTGTGTTGTCAGCTTCCCTGCCGTGAACGCAATAATGTGTATACAGAAAGTCTCTTGCCACTCCCGAGTGACATTAAGGATAAGGAtaacaagaagaagatgaaggaaaTCG GCCATCAAGTTGACCATGAATATTTTGAACAACCTGATGTTGCTAAAGGTTAG
- the LOC110271372 gene encoding F-box/kelch-repeat protein At3g06240-like has product MKQSSMEKKKLKSFNDLLPPELIRAILLRVPIKHLACVRCVSKLWNTLISDPNFAKSHLDLSLSPSHTCLFLQDNSHAYSVDLDALLQDDNDGVDAIALSLPFMKKPSSDFHLLGSCRGFVLLHREPQFLILWNPFTDSSKRISYSHMVYAATRDIVYNRLVKVFCFLHDALLYGFGYDASQDDYVVVVAYKGKDDEFHFDLCYLRSNSWISLDAALPKSLYWDDWKPKGLFCNGAIHWSTHEYCVDILIFDLKERSFSTIPGQHLFKPRLVLLGGCLAFYLYGVKENITEIWVMKEYKVQSSWTVYEIPLGSFKPLCLSANGDIIGRCYPWEGEGGFYIYNVRGELLKHVQYLYGEPSNHIRSVVHVDCLMAVPSNIKKKKRKKESQRGQTREGIRS; this is encoded by the exons ATGAAGCAGTCGAGcatggagaagaagaagctcaagagcttcaACGATCTCCTTCCTCCGGAGCTGATACGAGCAATCTTACTGAGGGTTCCCATCAAACACCTTGCGTGCGTCAGGTGCGTTTCCAAGCTATGGAATACTCTCATTTCCGATCCCAATTTTGCAAAATCCCATCTTGACCTCTCTCTCTCACCCTCTCATACATGCCTCTTCCTCCAAGACAATTCTCACGCTTACTCAGTTGACCTTGATGCACTGCTTCAAGATGATAATGATGGCGTTGATGCAATagccctctctctccctttcATGAAGAAGCCATCTTCTGATTTCCATCTTCTTGGTTCCTGCAGAGGGTTCGTACTCTTACACCGCGAACCACAGTTTCTTATCTTATGGAATCCATTCACTGATTCCAGCAAAAGAATCTCATACTCTCATATGGTTTATGCCGCAACAAGGGATATAGTTTATAATCGTCTTGTTAAGGTCTTCTGCTTTCTCCATGATGCGCTTCTATATGGCTTTGGGTATGATGCGTCACAAGATGATTACGTAGTAGTTGTAGCATATAAGGGTAAAGACGATGAATTCCATTTTGATCTGTGTTATTTGAGAAGCAATTCATGGATTAGTCTTGATGCTGCACTTCCCAAATCATTGTACTGGGATGATTGGAAACCTAAGGGGTTGTTCTGTAACGGGGCTATTCATTGGTCTACTCATGAGTACTGTGTTGACATTCTTATCTTTGATCTGAAGGAAAGAAGTTTCTCCACGATACCCGGGCAGCACCTATTTAAACCCCGTCTCGTCCTGCTAGGAGGATGCCTAGCCTTCTATTTGTATGGAGTGAAAGAGAATATAACTGAGATATGGGTGATGAAAGAATATAAAGTGCAGTCGTCGTGGACCGTCTATGAGATTCCTCTTGGATCCTTTAAGCCTCTGTGCTTATCTGCTAATGGGGATATTATTGGAAGATGTTATCCTTGGGAGGGTGAAGGAGGGTTCTATATATATAATGTCAGAGGAGAGCTGCTCAAACATGTTCAATATCTTTATGGTGAGCCTTCCAATCACATAAGGTCCGTTGTGCATGTGGACTGTCTCATGGCAGTCCCTAGCAacatcaagaagaagaagagaaaaaagg AATCACAAAGAGGTCAAACAAGGGAGGGAATTAGGAGCTAA